A single region of the Thermoanaerobacterium aotearoense genome encodes:
- a CDS encoding D-sedoheptulose-7-phosphate isomerase, producing the protein MIDVKDAINGRIKILDYVDDEMINKIHLISSEIVECIKNGNKVLTCGNGGSAANSQHITGDIIGRYKRERRGFAGIALTVDTSTLTAVGNDYDYSKVFERQVEGLGRKGDVLIALSSSGNSLNVVNAVNKAKEMGIKTIGLLGNNGGKLGQLVDISITIPDKASDLCEEFAMILSHIILEEAEAKLCELIDEGVLI; encoded by the coding sequence TTGATTGATGTAAAAGATGCCATAAATGGGAGAATAAAAATTCTCGATTATGTAGATGATGAAATGATAAATAAAATTCATTTAATTAGTTCTGAAATTGTAGAATGTATAAAAAATGGAAACAAAGTTTTAACATGTGGTAATGGCGGTAGTGCAGCTAATTCACAGCATATAACGGGTGATATAATAGGAAGATATAAAAGAGAGAGGAGGGGATTTGCAGGAATAGCTTTAACTGTTGATACAAGTACCTTGACAGCTGTTGGCAATGACTATGATTACAGCAAAGTTTTTGAAAGACAGGTAGAAGGTCTTGGTAGAAAGGGGGATGTATTAATAGCATTAAGTTCAAGCGGAAATTCTCTGAATGTTGTAAACGCAGTAAACAAAGCAAAAGAGATGGGCATCAAGACGATAGGATTGTTAGGGAATAATGGTGGGAAATTAGGACAATTGGTTGATATAAGCATAACAATACCAGACAAAGCATCAGATCTTTGCGAGGAATTTGCAATGATACTCAGCCATATTATATTGGAAGAAGCCGAAGCAAAATTATGTGAGCTTATTGATGAAGGAGTGTTAATATGA
- a CDS encoding PTS sugar transporter subunit IIB, which yields MNIVTVCGMGFGTSLILKMAVDDILTKNRISANVEACDLGSIKGKVADLVISTSELKSELEGLNFNVVFVKNAIDKKDIEDKLLEAMKNFK from the coding sequence ATGAACATTGTAACTGTATGTGGTATGGGATTTGGCACAAGCTTAATTCTAAAGATGGCTGTTGATGATATTTTAACTAAAAATAGGATTAGTGCTAATGTAGAAGCATGCGATCTCGGTTCTATAAAAGGTAAAGTAGCAGATTTAGTTATTTCGACATCAGAATTAAAGTCTGAGTTAGAGGGATTAAATTTCAATGTTGTCTTTGTGAAAAATGCCATTGACAAAAAAGATATTGAAGATAAGTTGTTAGAAGCAATGAAAAATTTCAAATAG
- a CDS encoding BglG family transcription antiterminator: MKEVIIIILNERCTHILIKLVNSSLPVKITELASSFKVSSRTIRYDLDAIDEFLKYNSLPQLIRKPNVGVKFSESLEDRKKALEILDDVSIYHYALSQKERVNIILSSLMGQKDYTTINTLADKLLVSRSTIINDLDKVREWLLEHGLELKSVPKYGLKVIGDEKKLRKAAIELLTETVDIEKVLDIVKSPMYTKINVGMDNEIKRLFQNIDISYIEECIKTAEDELETIFSDAAFTGLVAHIAIAIKRIELGRDIIMPTEELKSLEMTKEFSVASNIAKMLEKHFNVNIPIDEIGYITVHLLGSNVTNKKSNKDKNWLELELITKKIISNVEKEVNIDLSRDAQLFEGLLEHVRPTIYRLSHGLELKNPVLDEIKRNYSRLFEIVKGCLKPLEEYAGNKLNDEEIGYFVMHFGAAIERQKSPSINRMDVLVVCGTGIGTAKMLSSRLQSVFNVNIKGTVAYHQVKDQLKKKHVDLIVSTVPVEAEGIKTVVVNPLLTENDIEKLKLFIKNDRTYAIKLDDLIKIIEKHCSILNKQKLLEELKQFLDLEDVNEERGVAEPLLKDLLTEKTIRLNVEVKDWEEAVRIGGELLEKEGAIEHRYIDAMIDSVKEIGPYIVIAPGIAMPHARPEAGAKKIGMSLITLKNPVNFGNKENDPVRIVVCLCAIDHSSHLKALSELVELLGDERFISVLLNSSAQHEIFNYMRFGKKGGNKFD, translated from the coding sequence GTGAAAGAGGTGATAATTATCATACTCAATGAAAGGTGCACACATATACTGATAAAGCTTGTTAATTCAAGTCTCCCGGTCAAGATCACTGAACTGGCCAGTTCATTTAAGGTAAGCTCAAGGACGATAAGATACGACCTTGATGCAATTGATGAATTTTTAAAGTACAATAGTTTGCCACAATTGATAAGAAAACCAAATGTAGGTGTGAAATTTTCTGAATCATTGGAAGATAGAAAAAAGGCATTAGAGATTTTAGACGACGTAAGTATTTATCATTATGCGCTTTCGCAGAAAGAAAGGGTTAACATTATTTTGAGTAGTCTTATGGGACAAAAAGATTATACGACGATAAACACGTTGGCAGACAAATTATTGGTGTCAAGAAGCACTATAATAAATGACCTTGATAAAGTGAGGGAATGGCTTTTAGAGCATGGGCTTGAGCTTAAGTCAGTGCCAAAGTATGGATTGAAAGTCATAGGCGATGAAAAGAAACTTAGAAAAGCCGCCATAGAGCTTCTTACGGAAACGGTAGATATAGAAAAAGTGCTTGACATCGTAAAATCGCCTATGTACACGAAGATAAACGTAGGCATGGACAATGAAATAAAAAGGCTTTTTCAGAATATTGACATATCGTACATTGAAGAATGCATAAAAACTGCAGAAGATGAATTGGAGACAATATTTTCAGATGCAGCCTTTACAGGATTAGTTGCCCATATTGCAATTGCTATAAAGAGGATAGAGCTTGGAAGAGACATCATAATGCCTACAGAAGAATTAAAATCGCTGGAAATGACGAAGGAATTCAGTGTCGCTTCAAATATAGCCAAGATGCTTGAAAAACATTTTAATGTCAACATACCCATAGACGAGATTGGCTATATAACTGTCCATCTTTTAGGAAGCAATGTGACAAATAAAAAAAGCAACAAAGATAAAAATTGGCTTGAACTGGAGCTTATTACGAAAAAGATTATAAGCAATGTAGAAAAAGAAGTAAATATAGACTTATCGAGAGATGCGCAGCTTTTTGAAGGCCTTTTAGAGCATGTAAGACCTACAATATACAGGCTAAGCCATGGCTTAGAGCTGAAAAATCCAGTATTGGATGAGATAAAAAGAAATTACAGCAGGCTTTTTGAAATAGTGAAAGGTTGCTTAAAGCCTTTAGAGGAATATGCAGGAAACAAACTTAATGATGAAGAAATCGGTTATTTTGTGATGCATTTTGGTGCAGCAATAGAGAGGCAAAAATCACCATCAATAAATAGAATGGATGTACTTGTTGTATGCGGTACAGGAATCGGGACGGCAAAGATGCTGTCATCAAGGCTTCAATCGGTTTTCAATGTAAATATAAAAGGAACTGTTGCATACCATCAAGTAAAAGACCAATTAAAGAAAAAGCATGTTGATTTGATAGTGTCTACTGTTCCAGTGGAAGCAGAGGGAATTAAGACTGTCGTTGTAAATCCTCTGTTAACTGAAAACGACATTGAGAAGTTGAAATTGTTTATAAAAAATGACAGGACATACGCAATCAAGTTAGATGATCTAATTAAAATCATTGAAAAGCATTGTAGCATTTTAAACAAGCAGAAACTCTTAGAAGAACTTAAACAATTTTTAGATTTAGAAGATGTAAACGAAGAGAGAGGAGTTGCAGAACCATTGTTAAAAGACCTATTGACAGAAAAGACGATTAGGCTGAATGTTGAAGTAAAAGATTGGGAAGAAGCAGTAAGGATTGGAGGTGAGCTTTTAGAAAAAGAGGGAGCTATAGAGCATAGGTATATAGACGCCATGATAGATTCTGTAAAAGAGATAGGACCGTATATAGTCATTGCACCGGGTATAGCAATGCCACATGCAAGGCCAGAAGCGGGAGCTAAGAAAATAGGCATGAGCCTCATCACTCTTAAAAATCCAGTCAACTTTGGCAATAAAGAAAACGATCCGGTTAGAATAGTAGTATGCCTTTGCGCCATAGACCATTCTTCACACTTAAAAGCGCTGTCGGAATTGGTGGAACTGTTGGGGGATGAAAGATTTATTAGTGTTTTATTAAATTCAAGTGCACAACATGAAATATTTAATTATATGAGATTTGGCAAAAAAGGAGGGAATAAATTTGATTGA